The following is a genomic window from Chania multitudinisentens RB-25.
ATTGGCTCGGTGACCGCTCCCTGATCGCAGATCGTGAATTGATGCAGTTTACTTTTCACGCCAGTGACAGCCACGCGCTGGAGCAGTTGGCAGCCGTACCGCAGCTGAAACGCCTGCTGTGGTTCACCCATGGATTTGTTGCCGCCAGCACACAGCGGCATGACGATAAACTTCGGCTGATCCTTACCGATCTACGAATGGGATTAGAACCTGATTATTTTTTCCGCTATGACATTGCTGGCATCGATGAGCATGGCAATTGGGCAGCAGCACCCGAAATTACCCAAATGCCAGAGTCGGGGGATATCGGCAAAACGCTAAGCTGGGTATGGAGACGTATTTATGACAGCAAAGCATCCCATGAGTAACGCCACGTTAGGCCTGCATTTCCTGTAAGCTGATGCCATATTTGCAGCACCAGCGTACAGCTTAGAGATAACAACTCCCTGATAATGCCAGCCTCCGCGTGCTCTTTCTTTAGAAAAAGCCCGGCATCGGTCTACCATCACCAAATTTTTGCAGCGGTACCGCCGCATGCTGGCATTCACCAATAAATTTATTGCTACCCTGCTGGTTTCCCCCGATTAACGCTGCCAACCTGATTCGCTAATCGGGGTGCAAGATTATTTAAACCAGCCAAATACCGTGTTGACCAGCAGTGATGAAATGGTGAAGTCTGGATCGGCGAAAGTGACGCCGTTGGCACCGAGATCGGCAAACAGATGTAACGTCAGCGCCGGGAAAACACACAGCAACAAACCGTTAATCATACTGGCGATGATCGCCCCACGGAACCCGCCGGTCGCATTGCCAAAAATCGCTGCTGCGCCACCGGTAATGAAACTGGCCATAATGCCTGGCACAATAATCGGCAGGCCGATGAACGGGAAAATCAGGATACAGACCAACTCCACCAGGAAACTGACCAGAAAACCAATCAACGTTGCATTAGGCGCTTTGGTAAACAGCACCATAACATCAACGGCAGGGATCGCCCCAGGAGCAAAAACTTTGGCAAAGCCCTTAAACGCAGGCACGATTTCGGCGGTGAACAGGTTAACACCGGCTTTGGCCAAATACAGGCCACAAGCGAAAATGGCAGATTGTTCCAGCACAAAGATCACTACGTTTTTATCTGCTACCCCAGCACCATACACCATGGTCATTGCCTCTTTGACCTGCGGCTGGGTAGCAAAGATGCTGGAAATGATCAGCAATATTAACATTGTCAGCAATGTGGCAACATTGGGCTCCCTGATAAAGTCAAATTTATTGCTGATAACCACATGCTCAGTATCATGTTTCTTATTACCAAGCCATTTCCCCATATAAGAGCCAATAATATAAGAGGAGATCGCGGCATGAGAAATAGAATAGTCATTAGAACCAATAATATCGCGGCTGAACCTACTCAAAATATAAGGCGATACTGCCATATAAAAACCAATAAATATCGATGAAATGGTGATGATTGCAACATTGCTGTAACCTAGCTGAGCCAGTACCGCCGTTAAAGCAAAGGCCATAAATAGCACTAAGTGGAGCGAGAGATAAATATTTTTAAATCGAGTAAAGCGTGCCAGAAAAATATTCAGCAACATAGAAAACAGCAGAATCAGTGCCGCTGTAGCGCCCAGTTGGTCGATAGTTGCTGCCATGATAGCTTCGTTGCTCGGCACCACACCAACAATATTAAATGCGTGAGAAAACAAAGAGCTGAATGCGGTTAGCACTTTCATTAAAATGCCGCCGCCCACTTTGATCATGGTAAAACCGATGAAGGATAATAAGGTCCCTGTGATAAGCCTTGATAATGATGCCCGCTGAAAAAGTAATCCTAAAAAAGCCACTATGGCAATTATTACCGATGGTGTTTTTACTAAACTTAGCAATATTTCCACGATTCCCCTCTTTATTTTAACATGCCTTATTTGTGAAAGTTTCGTTGCAGAACACACAATGGATTTCAAGTTACAACTTCGTGGAAAGTCAATTTCCCTGTTAACAATGCTGTAACTTTCAAGGCAAAGAAAGGCAACGGACCTTCGATACGCACAGTAATAGCACGTGTTAATTTTTTACCGCTGACAATCGTCTCACTCAAGCAATTAATAAAAATGAAACATTGTTTTATTTTTATAAACCAACGTTTCATTCTATCTTTTCCATACAATAATCAATAGAACAATAATGAATAAAGATAGATTTAAAGTGAATAAATAACTATTTAACCGGTGCAAACGGGCTAAACACCAGAAACGAAGTCACGCTGGAGGGAAACAGAAAAGAATGGCTGCCTATCCACTTCAGTACCCAACCGCAGTTTGCGCACAGAGCCAGTCACTTTGCGGCGGGAACGTTCAAAACAGCGCAGAGATCGCCCTCTGCCTGATTCTTATTGCAGGATGCCATTTACCCCAAACCAAGGGTGAGGGTTATTTGAACATGGTATAGTTCAGTTGACTACCACTGATCATATTGAATGACTCGACCCGATTGCGGCCCTGAGACTTGGCACGATACAGCGCGATATCCGCCATACTCATCAGCTGTTCAAGGGATTTCTCCTCATTCATCGCCAGGCTGGCAACCCCAATACTGATGGTAATCCGCAACGGTTCCTTACCATTCGGGTTCAGATCGGCGTTTTCAATCCGTCGGCGCAGATATTCCCCCAATGCCATCGCCTGTGCAGCCAGTGCACGCGGCATCATAATGGCAAACTCCTCACCACCAAGACGACCGAACAGCTGATCATGGCGCAGTTCACGCCGCATGATGTGAGAAAATGCCGACAAGACATGATCGCCGATCACATGGCCGTGTGTATCATTAATCAGCTTGAAGTGGTCAATATCAATCAACAACAGTGATACTGCCTCTTTCGCTTGATACTTGTGTTCCAGCAATTCTTTGGCTTTACGCGTCAAAGCGCTACGGCCCAGTGCACCAGTAAGAAAATCATAGTTGGCACTGTGCTCCAGCCTGCGCAGCAGCTTACGATTTACCACCAGCGAACTGGATAAGATCAGCGGCCCCATCACCAGCATGGCAATCCCCAATCGTGCCGACATCAGCGTATCAATCACCGTAACGTGCGGCCCCGATGTTTCATACAGCATCAGATTGGCAGAAATACTGATGATCTCCGTTAACCCAGTGAGTAACGTCAGCAAAGTGACGGTAAATAACTGATAACGCACGGCACACCACAACAAGGCTGGAATGGGGAATGCTATCGCTCCTGGCCCGCCGATATACACACTGAATGCCAACGAGCACAACAGAGCCAACAACGGCATACCGGTGCGCCACTGCCAGTTTATTTGAAGGCGCAGTAACTGTTTCAAACGTGGAGCAGCCAGAATCACGGGCAAGATCAGCAAATTAGTGGAGAATTGTTCACTGAACCACGACACCCAGGTAACCATTGCGGTGTTGTTATATAAGTTGTCATTACGCAGCGCCGACAGCGTGGCGGCTACCGCTGCCCCAAGTAAACACGCAGTGAACATGTATAAAATCGCCTGCGGTTTCCCCATCCGGCGCTGAGACTGTGGTAACAGCAACATCACGCTGTAGCCAGTGGCAATCAGCGCCATATTGCAAATATTGAGCCACAGCGCTAATACCCAACCTTCTCCCGTCGTCAGGTCGGCCGCAATCATGCCAAGATACATGGCGCTCCATCCCACTGGGGTGGCGTAGCCGGGTTTGCGCAGCATTAACCCAAGCAGGATGGCGTTCACAGGCCAGAATAGCGAAAATGCGCCGATAGGACGCGTAAAAATACCCACCCAAGAAAGCAGGCAGGCGAGCATAAAAAGATTAATCAGTTGGATCGTGGCTGGCAGGCGATGGTTCGCATGTAACCCAATGCTCATAACCCGCTCCAGGCTTTCAAAGCAACCATACATATAGTGTGCATATTATTTTCCCGGAAAAATGAGAATTAAAAAACGTTCTCATCTAAAAAAATGAATCAATTTAAAAACTGTACTGCTTAATTTACTATTTAAATTAGAGTATTACGTTTATCGGGTTAAATTTATAACCCCATACATCTCATAAAAGCATAGCTTAAAATGTTACAAGGCTAAAAATAACTGACACGAATGAAACCAAAAAAACACAACGCATTTGCTAAGATTTTTCTTGTTTTTGGTTATTTTCCTGCAACTTCAGCAAAAGAGCAACGAAAAAAGCCTGGCGGAGATGGTTAATAGGAAATAAGCAGCACAGGCCATCCATGTTATGCTTTCAACTCCCTTTCCATCGGCGTGCGCAAAACCGCTTGGTATGCCCATCGTTCACCCCAACCAACAACCAGACGTGATCGATAGGGAGTTGGGGAAAAAAAAATCCCGCACCAGGCGGGATAAACGTCAACAAGGATGGTAATACACTACAGGAAGTCAGTCACACAACATCATAGGGCCATTACAAGGTAACAGAGGGAATGTATAGAATTGTCATACGAAAGTAAGTGTAATGAGACAGATGTAACTTGTGATGGAAAAACCAGACAAAATATTCTTCTTTCATCGGGCAACCTGCCTGATGAACACTAAGATGACGGCGTACAACAAAACGATTAATCACTACGAACCTAAGCAAAATAACCGGCCGAGTCCCTCAATTACCCAGAGTCCCATCGCCAGCCTACCGTTCACTCCTTACTCGCCCCACGCGCCATTGCGGACACAACCTGCAACAATGCCTTGAAAAATGCTGGAATAACTTCAATATACGTTATGTTGTCTGCCATTTCGGTAGGTCTAGCAAAAGGAAACGAATATGTTAGAGAATTATTTTGGCTCCGGGCTCACACCAACAGAAGAGCAAAAACGCAGATTACTGGCCGTGCAAGCGGCATTGGAGCTTTTGAAGGCAACGTTGTCTGATACCAATGATGGCAACGGTGTTGAATATCAATTAAAAACGGCAGAAAAATACATTGGTTCTCTTGCAGATGCCATTCAGGTTGCTGTAGAGAAGAAATAACTCTACGAGCCAGCTACTCGCACAATGTTGAAACCAGCATTGTGCGCTTTTTCAGTAATCAGTATGAAAATCTCGCCCATAGGATTTTTTAGCTGATGATATTCTAGTGATTTGCAGCCCGGATGGGCTCGGTGTTTTTATCGAGCGCCAAGCGATTAATATTCATTTTTTCAATTTCCGTAATAAAACTAACACTTTTGGCGAAGGCAGATTGATAGCCTAAAACAGCGAACAAATAGACGGGAAGTATTCTTACTTTCATAGATAACCCTTTATTTAAAATATCCGAGGATTACTATTCCAGCCCATCGCAGTTAACCTACTCTTTAGGGATACCAAGGTGAGCATTCGGGTAGAAGTCAATCTCCGACTTGCGCCCTTTACCGATCCATTACGCCAGCGGTACAAAATTGCCCTGGTTATACAGACAACTTTTTGTACATTGCCTGATATGCCACTTCCTACGGTGAAGATAGCATCATCGTTGGCGCGTTTGCTACCTCATTCCTTGGCAGGAAGTACGCGTAGGTGTAGCAGAATCAGCTAGTTAGTAAATACTCCATCCTTCCTCCACCTCATGCAACGCTTGTCTCTTAAAATAGAGTGGTTGGCTCAAAAAATTATCAATAGCAGTGTATTTTCGCTTCTTGATTTTACTATGTGTTTATCATCACATATTCCCCATGGGAATTTTCAATTCCCATTCACAACCGCTTTCTCCTTCGTATAGGGTGAATCATTATTAAGCAGTAATAGTGTTAATTTTTTTCTAACAGTTTATTTCAGGCAAACATAATAATAAACACTGTTAATGAGTAATAACCTATTCATTATCACTTCTGCATGAAGCCAACGCTGATGCTTAGGTTATAAATTATCTTCACTCAATCAAGGTTAAAAACAATGAACAACAAACTCAGTTTATTCGTGGTTTTAGCTTTAAGTGCCAGCAGTTGCCAAGCGGCGGCCTTGCCGAAAGAGAGCGGTAGTTTCAGCTTCACCGTGCCACAAACCAGCAAGCAGATGGAGGTTTTCAGTTACCAACCAACCGGAGCTGATGCCAATTCCCCCGTGGTTTTCGTGCTCACTGGCCTGAACCGTAATGCCGCTGAGTATCGCAACTCTTGGATAGAAAATGCCGAAAAAAACAAACTGATCGTTATCGCACCGCTGTTCTCCGAAGCTGACTATCCCGGTAATGATGGCTACAACTTGGGTAATATAGAAAATCCCCAAACGCATCAGCTGAATCCTAAAGGCCAATGGGCATTCACCGTGATTGACGAGCTGTTTACCGAGATGCAGAAACAGGGGATCACTCAGCAGAAGAACTATTATTTATTCGGTAACAGCGCCGGATGCCAGTTTGTACACCGCATGCTAACCTTTGTTCCAGAGGCCAAGGTTAAAGCCGCCATTTGTGCCGCAGCCGGATGGTGGACCATGCCCGATGTCGAAAACCGCTGGCCGTATGGTTTAGATCAGGCTCCTGTGTCAGTATCACAAAAGCAGTTAGCAGACTATTTTGCCAAACCGGTACTGATTACCGTGGGTGCTAAAGACAATGACCCTTACCACCCTTTGCTGCGCCGCTCTTATGAAGCGATGGCACAGGGGGATAGCCGGTTAACGCGTGCCGAGAGCTATTTCCTCACCGCACAGCAAAAAGCCAAGCGCTACAAAGTTGAGTTTAACTGGCGCTTTAGCATATTGCCTGATGTCGGGCATGATGGTGCCAAAATGTCTGCGTATGGTGCTGAGCAGTTTGCCTGGTTTGAGCAACATGGCGAATTCAAGCTCCGGCCTTAACCAGCAATCTCAGGGGAATGAGAGATGACACACATTTCTGACAAGGGAATTTTTGATTCCCCTTTTCTCTCCCCTGAGTTTGGCTATTAATGAATAAAGCGTTTACTGAAGGGGAAAAACATGAACAGGGCTGATTTCT
Proteins encoded in this region:
- a CDS encoding PTS ascorbate transporter subunit IIC; this encodes MCSATKLSQIRHVKIKRGIVEILLSLVKTPSVIIAIVAFLGLLFQRASLSRLITGTLLSFIGFTMIKVGGGILMKVLTAFSSLFSHAFNIVGVVPSNEAIMAATIDQLGATAALILLFSMLLNIFLARFTRFKNIYLSLHLVLFMAFALTAVLAQLGYSNVAIITISSIFIGFYMAVSPYILSRFSRDIIGSNDYSISHAAISSYIIGSYMGKWLGNKKHDTEHVVISNKFDFIREPNVATLLTMLILLIISSIFATQPQVKEAMTMVYGAGVADKNVVIFVLEQSAIFACGLYLAKAGVNLFTAEIVPAFKGFAKVFAPGAIPAVDVMVLFTKAPNATLIGFLVSFLVELVCILIFPFIGLPIIVPGIMASFITGGAAAIFGNATGGFRGAIIASMINGLLLCVFPALTLHLFADLGANGVTFADPDFTISSLLVNTVFGWFK
- a CDS encoding GGDEF domain-containing protein, with the protein product MSIGLHANHRLPATIQLINLFMLACLLSWVGIFTRPIGAFSLFWPVNAILLGLMLRKPGYATPVGWSAMYLGMIAADLTTGEGWVLALWLNICNMALIATGYSVMLLLPQSQRRMGKPQAILYMFTACLLGAAVAATLSALRNDNLYNNTAMVTWVSWFSEQFSTNLLILPVILAAPRLKQLLRLQINWQWRTGMPLLALLCSLAFSVYIGGPGAIAFPIPALLWCAVRYQLFTVTLLTLLTGLTEIISISANLMLYETSGPHVTVIDTLMSARLGIAMLVMGPLILSSSLVVNRKLLRRLEHSANYDFLTGALGRSALTRKAKELLEHKYQAKEAVSLLLIDIDHFKLINDTHGHVIGDHVLSAFSHIMRRELRHDQLFGRLGGEEFAIMMPRALAAQAMALGEYLRRRIENADLNPNGKEPLRITISIGVASLAMNEEKSLEQLMSMADIALYRAKSQGRNRVESFNMISGSQLNYTMFK